In Megachile rotundata isolate GNS110a chromosome 10, iyMegRotu1, whole genome shotgun sequence, the sequence taaatgatataaaatttgcaaaaaatgttaataaccATCTGCATGTATTTAGGCGACTAGAAAAGAGGATAGGAAATAAGAATATGGGATGAAAAGGTCGCTACATGAAATCATCATATTCATCGTAAACATAGTCGCCATATTCGCTCAAAAGAGTGTTGTCACCCTCAATTTTGAGTTTTGCTTTTCCCTTGCCCTTGTTCTTTTTCGCCTTCTCTCCTTTCTCGATCTTCTGCTtttcaattaacaaattatcaaCCACTGTCTTTATTTTCTTCAGATGCGTTGAGGGTACTGTAaacgaaatataaatataatttgtaagcAATATATAACACTGTAAATatgttctttttaaatttttaatgactcTCTAAATACTGATAAATGTAGTCACATGGTTTTCATAgtataatttcttaatttttgctattatattaatatacttacaattAAGAGCAATGCATTTGATAAGTTCTTCTGCAAATTGAGGAAATTCAGCGTTTTTAGCAAATTGGTTTAACTTCATCGTAAGTACACTTCCATACTGTTCAAATTCTTCTTTTGTGTTAGGCACTGTAGTATCCAGGCTCAACACAGACTCTTCTGTGAcacctaaaataaaaaaaataattcaaaactgTTGATAAATGTACTTTGTTGGAAATGTATTAGAGATTTTACAGCTTGATTATACAATTATGCAAAAATCCTTAATAAAAAAATCTTAtcataaagaaataattattgatatttaataacTGTTGATTATTAAAGTAATACTTCaaacaatatttgttatttttctctTACATAAGTTTAGGTTTATATACGATTACACCTTAAATTTGCAGTTTTTTCACTTCATatggaaaattttatttctgcttTGTACTTCATAATATCTAGTGTTGTAATGAACAAATAACTTAAAagtctaattaattaattcttcatacttatatatgtacataacagaaatattaatagtacacaaaagtaaaattatatactaaataaaatatgaattttcaaaatgaaaatta encodes:
- the eIF3j gene encoding eukaryotic translation initiation factor 3 subunit J, giving the protein MDDEWDVENAEAKFDLAIRSNKWEGEDEDEDVKDSWEDVEEEKKDVEKPAEVPKAKPKPRKALAERIEEREKKARAEAEKKAKEKEEALTPEERRAEQLRRQRLQEEADLRLAMETFGVTEESVLSLDTTVPNTKEEFEQYGSVLTMKLNQFAKNAEFPQFAEELIKCIALNLPSTHLKKIKTVVDNLLIEKQKIEKGEKAKKNKGKGKAKLKIEGDNTLLSEYGDYVYDEYDDFM